The following DNA comes from Corynebacterium atrinae.
GTAATCCGTGAAACCGTTGACACGGGTGGCATAGCGGGCAATCACCGAGTCGTACCACCCACAGCGACGCTTACGACCAGTGTTGACGCCAACCTCGCCGCCGACGGTCTGCAGGTACTCGCCCCACTTATCAAACAGCTCCGTCGGGAACGGGCCTGCGCCGACGCGCGTAGTGTACGCCTTGATGATGCCCAGCGACGCCGTGATCCGCGTCGGACCCACACCCGAGCCCACGCACGCGCCACCGGCCGTGGGGTTCGAGGACGTAACAAAGGGATAGGTGCCGTGGTCGACGTCCAACATCGTCGCCTGGCCGCCCTCCATGAGCACACTCTTGCCCTCATCCAGGGCCTGGTTGAGCACGTACTCCGCGTCAATCATCATCGGACGCAGGCGCTCCGCGTAGCCCAGGAAGTACTGCACCGTCTCCTCGACGTCGATGGCCTTGCGGTTATACATCTTCACCAGGGTCTGATTCTTCACCTCCAGCGCGGACGTGATCTTTTGGCGCAGGATCGACTCATCGAAAATATCCTGCACGCGGATGCCCACCCGGGACACCTTGTCGGCATAGGCCGGGCCAATGCCACGGCCCGTCGTACCGATCGCGCGCTTGCCCAAGAAACGCTCCTGCACCCGATCCAACACCTGATGATAGGGAGCAACCAGGTGGGCATTAGCCGAGATCCGCAGACGGGACGCATCCGCCCCGCGCGCCTCCAAACCATCGATCTCCTGGAACAACGCCTCCAGGTTAATCACCACACCATTGCCCAAAATGGGAACTGCATTCTCCGAGAGCACACCGGCCGGCAGTAGCTTGAGCTCATACTTCTCGCCGCCCACAACGACGGTGTGACCCGCGTTGTTTCCGCCATTGGGCTTGACCACGTAGTCAACCAGCCCGCCCAGAATATCGGTGGCTTTACCCTTGCCTTCATCGCCCCATTGGGCACCGACAATCACGATTGCAGCCATTAGTTTGGGTCACTTCCGCTCGGTTCTCGGGAATTGGTGGCCATAACTGGCCACAGACGGTAGTTAATTCTACTCCTATCCCCAGAAGGCACCCATCCTGGCGTAGTATTTTGGCTCATGCGAGTGCTTCTCCTGCGCTGCGGCGACATCCCCCTGAGCGTTCCACCCGGGGTCACCGTCCATGACCTCCCAGCCGTCCCCTCCCGCCAGGACCTGCGATTCCTCGACGAAGCAGCCGCCGCGACCCTCCCCGTCGACCCCACCCCCTCGCTGGATGAGATCGCCGCACAGCCCGATGTGGAGCACCTGACCACCCCGGCCATCGCGCCCCAGGCTGAGTTTTTGTCGCAGCGTCTGCGGGTGGTCGTCGCCGGCACCGACGCCGCCCTCTCCGCCGTCCTCACCCGCATGATGCGAGCCGACTACCTCTGGGCGGAAGTGGGCTTCGTGCCGGTTGCCCCTTCGACGGCCGCACAGAACTGGGGCCTGTCTACCTCGCTCGATATGGCTTTGCTTGGCGACGTCCACCCCGTTCCCCTCATCCGCACCGACGCCGGCATCGCCGTCGCCGGCTCCGCCACCATCACCGACTGGAACGAACGAGAGATCACCGGCGAAATCATCGTCGACGACCACGTCCTCGTCCGCCACGAATCCGGCGCCCACGGCCACATTGGCGCCCG
Coding sequences within:
- a CDS encoding adenylosuccinate synthase; protein product: MAAIVIVGAQWGDEGKGKATDILGGLVDYVVKPNGGNNAGHTVVVGGEKYELKLLPAGVLSENAVPILGNGVVINLEALFQEIDGLEARGADASRLRISANAHLVAPYHQVLDRVQERFLGKRAIGTTGRGIGPAYADKVSRVGIRVQDIFDESILRQKITSALEVKNQTLVKMYNRKAIDVEETVQYFLGYAERLRPMMIDAEYVLNQALDEGKSVLMEGGQATMLDVDHGTYPFVTSSNPTAGGACVGSGVGPTRITASLGIIKAYTTRVGAGPFPTELFDKWGEYLQTVGGEVGVNTGRKRRCGWYDSVIARYATRVNGFTDYFLTKLDVLTGIGEIPICVAYDVDGVRHDEMPLTQSEFHHAVPIFETMPAWDEDITGATTFEELPQKAQDYVLRLEELSGCRMSYIGVGPGRDQTIVRHDVMES